CTTGGAGGGAAAGCGAGATGCCGTGGAGCGTTCCTCCTTGGGCAAAGATGATGCCCTCTTGTCCGTCCTCCGCATCAAAGGTGGCGGTCAGGGTGATCGCGCGTTGGGCCAGGTCCGGAGCCTCGTTGCCCTCCAGTTGGTCCCCCGCCTTCAGGTCGAAGTTCCGCTTGTTGCTTCCCTTCCGGCCTTGGCTGGCCGGACCGCGCCAGGCACCCAGCGGCAGGACGTTCGCCCGTGCCGCCCAGACATCCCATTTTGCGGACAGATCTTTCACCACCTCCGGTTTCGATGAAGCGAGGTCGTTCTGCTCGCTGCGGTCCTCGGCGAGGTCATAGAGCCGCCATGGCTGATTCTCCAGCGCGACGAGCTTCAGGTCCCCTTCGCGGATGGCGCGGTTCCCTTCGTGTTCCCAGAAGAGCGGCTGAGTGCGGGCCAGCTTTTCACCCTTGAAAGCGGGGAGCAGGCTCACGCCTTCCTTCGGGGTGATCCTGTTGCCCTTGAACTCCGCCGGATACTCCGCTCCGCCGATGTCGATGGCGGTGGCCAGGATGTCGATGAGGTGGCCGGGCTGGCTTTCCAGCGCGCCTTTCCGTTGGTCCTTGATGACGGCGGGCCAGTGGGCGATGAGCGGGGTCGAGATGCCGCCCTCATCCGTGTAGTGTTTGTACCGGACGAACGGGGTGTTGTTCAGCGTGGCCCATGTCTGGCCGATGAAAACGTCCGATTCCGCATCGCCGAGGTTCTTGCCATTGGCGCGTCCACGGAGGCCCGCCTCCGCGTTTCCGCCGTTGTCACTGAGGAAGAGGATCAGCGTGTTGTCGAGCTGGCCGCGCTCGCGCAGGCCGTCCACCAGGATACCCACTCCCTTGTCCATGCGTTCCAGCACGGCGGCATAGATGGCCATCAGGTGGTCGTAGTGATCCTTGTCCGCGGCGGAGAGGCTGTCCCAGGCGGGCACTTCCTCCGGGCGGGGAGAGAGAGGCCATTTCGGATCGATGAGGCCTTCGGAAATCTGCCGCTTGTAGCGTTCCTCGCGGAGCTTGTCCCAGCCCACCTTGAACTTGCCGCGCCAGCGGGCGATGTCCTCCGCAGGAGCCTGCAACGGGAAGTGCGGCGCGTTGAAGGCATTGTAGAGGAAGAACGGTTTCTTCTCCGCGAGCGCTTCGTCGATGAACTTCAGGCCGAAGGTCGGCCACAGGTCGCTGGCGTACCAGTCCTTTGGCAACGGGTCACCGTCGCGGCCCACATCCTTGCCGTTGTAGAAGATTTTCGTGTTCCTGGAATCGGGGAAAAAGAAGCCACCCGCAGCGGCGGAGAGCGTGCGGTGGAATCCGCGCTCCTCCGGCTTCACGCCGTGGTTCTGGCCCACGTGCCATTTTCCCGTCATGGCGGTGAAGTAGCCTGCCTGGCCCAGCACCTCCGGGATGGTGACGCAGGTGTTGTTCAGCCGGCCGGAGTAGCCGGGACGGACGTTGCCATTCTCATCCCGCCGTTCATCCGTCATGTGGCCGACCCCCGCCTGGTGGGCATAGAGGCCGGTCAGCAGGGAGGCGCGCGTCGGGCAGCAGCGGGCACCGTTGTAGAACTGGGTGAAGCGCAGGCCGTTCTTTGCGAGCGCGTCCAGGTTCGGAGTCTTCAGCTCGCTGCCGTAGGAACCGAGGTCCGACCAGCCCATGTCATCCACCAGGAAGACGACGATATTGGGCTTCGGTGGTTCCGCCGCATGGAGCGGCAGGGCGAGCGCGGAAAGGAGCAGGAAAAGGCGTGTGGGTCTCATCTGGGGAAAGGGGAAATCATTCATCATCCGCCGCGGCCTTCTTTTTCTTTTTGCCCTTCTTACCGGCTTTCGCGGGTTCGGACGGATCGTTCTTGGTGGGGAACTTCGCACCGACGTCCTTCCGCCAGCCGTTGAGCTTGGCCAGCAGGGAGGCTGCCTTCTCCGGTTGCGCGGAGGCGAGGTTGTTCTTCTCACTGAGATCGGCGGAGAGATCGTAAAGCTCCAGCGACCGGTCCTCCAGATTCTCGACGAGCTTCAGACTTCCCTCCCGGATGACGCTCACCGGCTTCGTCCGCCAGGTGTCGTTGCCGGAACCGAGGTAGCCGGGGAAGTGCCAGAAAAGGGCGTCACGCTTCAGCGCGGAGGATGGGTCTTTCAGCGCTGGCACATAGCTCACCCCGTCGAGCGGCTGGTTTTCCGGGGCCGGGGCACCGGAGAGTTCGAGCAGCGACGGATGGAGATCGACCGAGATGATGGGCGTCTCCGAAACGGAACCCGCGGGGATGACGCCCTTCCAGCGGAAGACGTAGGGAACGCGGATGCCCCCTTCATGGAGGGTGCCTTTCCCGCCGCGCAGCGGGGCGTTGTCCGTGGTGTCCTTTGCCTGGATGCCTTCGCGCTGGTAGCCGCCCACACCGCCGTTGTCGCTGGTGAAGACGATGAGCGTGTTTTCCGACAGACCCAGCTCGTCCAGCTTCGCCGTCACCCGGCCCACGCTTTCATCCACGCTGGCGATCATCGCCGCATAGACGGGATCCTTGTGCCCGCCGCTCGCATCCTTGTCCTTGAACTTGGCCACCAGCTCCGGCTTCGCCTGGAGAGGACTATGGACACCGTAGTGCGGCAGGTAGAGGAAGAACGGCCCGTCCTTGTGCCGCTCGATGAAATCCACTGCCTTGTCCGTCAGGAAATCCGCGAGGTAGGTGCCCTCCGGGTATTCCGTCGCGGGCGAGGTCTTGAAGTCATAGTGCCGCCCGGAGGAGACGATCGCCTCGTCAAAGCCCCGTTTCGATGGATGGCCGTCGCCGGAATCGCCGAGGTGCCATTTGCCGAACAAAGCCGTCGCATAGCCCGCTTTCTTCAGCGACTGAGCGATGGTGGTTTTCTCCGGCGGCAGGGCAGCGACGTTGTCCACCGGCCGCAGCGGACGGCTCTGCCAGTTGAAGCGGTCGATGTTGCCCACGGTGTAGACACCGGTGCGCGGGCCATATTGTCCGGAAAGGAGAGCCGCGCGGGTGGGCTGGCAGTTCGGCCCGGCGGTGTAGCCGCTGGTGAACCTCACCCCTTCCTTCGCCAGCCGGTCGATGTTCGGGGTTTCATAGTACTTGCTGCCGTAGGCGGAGACATCCGTGTAGCCGAGGTCATCGGCGAGGATGAACACGATGTTGGGCTTCTTCGCTTCGGCGAAAGCGCCGTTGCCCAGCAGGGCGAGAAGCGCGGGCACGAGGGAAACACGGCGGATCAAGGAGTTTGTCATCGGTAGCGGTCGGGAAATCGTGGACAATGGAACCTCGCCGGACGGCGGAAGTTTCGTGACATCTGCCGTCACTGGTGCGGATTGGGGAATCAGGGATGAATTCATGGAGAATCGGTCGGGTGCCGGTTCATCCAGAAGTCTGGTCTTCCACCGAGTGTCGCATGGCGGGGAAAAGGTTCCCGCCGGTAATGGGGTCCGGAGTGTTCCGTTGACCGGGGCGCACACGACCATCGCGGTCTTGCGCCCTCCGCGGGGCAGTTTGGAGGCCAGAACCGCAGGGGTCAAATCAAATCATACTAAATTAAGCATATTAGTATGATTAAGTCTCCGGCGCTCAGCTTTCCGGTCTGGCCGGAAGGGGCGGCGTGCTTTCGTAGATCGTCGGATCAGGGATTTCCGCCAGCAGGAACGCTTCACGGCGTTCCACGCAGGTCCCGCATACACCGCAGTGGATCTCCCGCCCCTTGTAGCACGACCACGTTTCCGCGAAGTCGATCCCCATATCCCGCCCGATCCGTGCGATGCCTGTTTTGTCCGTATCGATGAACGGCCGCAGGAGTTCCGTCCGGGCATACGTGCCTTCCTGGATGGCGGTGGCCATCCCTTGCATGAAACTTTCCCGGCAGTCCGGGTAGATGGCGTGGTCCCCGGAATGCGCCGCGATGACCAGCCCGTCCGCCCCGACGCTTTCCGCATACCCCGCCGCGATGGCCAGCATGATCCCGTTGCGGAACGGGACCACGGTCTTCTTCATGTTCTCCTCCGCGTAGTGTCCCTCCGGGATCTCGCCTCCGGACTGCAGCAGGTCGGACGTGAACAACTCGTCCATGAAACCCAGCGGCACCACATGGTGGGGCACGCCGCTCCGGTCAGCATGGAGTTTCGCGAAGGGGATCTCCCGGTGGTTGTGCTTCGAGCCGTAGTCGAACGAAAGGCAGCCGATCACCTCATGGTGGGCCAGCGCGTGGTGGAACGCCGTCACCGAGTCCATCCCCCCGCTCAACAGCACGCACACTTTCATCGTTCCGCCGTGTCAGGGTAGGTGGCTTCCGCCGTGAGCTGGATGCCGCCGCGCGGCGCGAATTCGCCGCGGACGATCAGTTGCGCGGGGTTCATCACCTTCACCAGGTCATCGAGAATCCGGTTCACGATCTCCTCGTTGAAGGAGGGCTGGTTGCGGAAGGAGGCCAGGTAGAACTTCAGGCTCTTCGTCTCCACGCAGGTCTGGGCCGGCACGTAGCGGATCAGGATCTTCGCGCTGTCCGGCTGCCCGGTCACAGGGCAGAGGGAGGAGAACTCCGGGCAGTTCAGCGTGATCCAGTAGTTCCGCCCCGGACGATGGTTCGGGAATACCTCCAGCACCGCCTCATCGGGGGACTGGGGTAGCCTCACGGATTTTCCCAACAGGGAAAGGTCATCGAGATCCTTGCGTTCTGCCATGCCCGGATTTTGTGGGATCAGGATACCCGGGTCCACCGAATAATGGCCCCGGATGGAAGAGAGCGCGGGACGGGTTTCCGGGCCGGTGCTTGACAGGGCCGCGGACGATGGGGCCTTGTTGGCCCAACGAACTACAGACTCATGTCCGAAGCGATTCTTGTAACAGGTGGGGCGGGATACATTGGTTCCCATACGGTGAGGCAACTCGCAGGGCTGGGCCGCAAGGTCGTGGTGCTGGACAGCTTGGTCTATGGCCACCGGGAGGCGATCATCGATCCTTCCGTGGAATTCGTCGAAGGGGAGGTGGGTGACCGCGCCCTCCTGCAGTCCCTTTTCGAAAAGCACCGTTTCGGTGCGGTCATCCATTTCGCTGCCTTCGCCTATGTCGGGGAGTCGGTGACCGACCCGCTGAAATACTACCGCAACAACACCGCGGAGCCGCTCACCCTGCTGGAGGTGATGCAGGACAGCGGCTGCAAGGCCTTCGTGTTTTCCTCCACCTGCGCCACTTACGGGGTGCCTGATGCCATCCCCATCACGGAAAGCAACCGCCAGGAACCGATCAACCCCTATGGCCGCAGCAAGCTGATGGTGGAGTGGATCCTGAAGGACTGCGACACGGCGTGGGGCCTGAAAAGCGTGTGCCTGCGTTATTTCAATGCCAGCGGATCATCCGCCGACGGCCTGATCGGGGAAGATCACAATCCGGAAACCCACCTCATCCCGCGGGTGCTGATGGCCTTGACCGGGGAGATCACGCACCTCGAGGTTTTCGGCACCGACTATGAAACACCGGACGGCACCTGCATCCGGGACTACATCCACGTGGAGGATCTGGCGGACGCCCACGGGCGAGCGGTGGACCATCTCCTGTCCGGCGGGGATTCCCTCCGGTGCAACCTGGGCACCGGCGTCGGTGTCTCCGTGAAGGAAATCATCGACGCGGCACAGGAAGTGACCGGCAAGGAAGTCCCGGTCAAATATGGACCCCGCCGTGAGGGGGATCCGCCCCGGTTGGTCGCGGACCCATCACTGGCTGCCGAAGTGCTCGGATGGACGGCCGGACACAAGGATGTCCGCGACATGCTCCGGCCCGCCTGGGCCTGGATGAGCGGACCCCGGAAAGGCAGATACGGTGACCCTGCTTCCGGTTAAGCTGGCTTCAGGGAAAATCCAAGTCGTGGAGAATGAAATCGAACGGGTAGATCCGGCCATCAGACGAGGCCAGGATGGCATTTTCGGGCCGGACATCCGTGGCAATGGCGGAGCCTTTTCTCCAAGTCTGGGTTTGTAGCATGACCAGTTCCGAGGGCGAGGAAAACGGTTCCCACCCCTCAGCTGCCATCCATGCGGACAAGGCTTCATGATCCGGGTTTTCACCGAGAAAAAAGGGCTGGGAAAGCACGAGGAAATCCCCGTTCCCGCCGATGAATTCCAGCTCAAGGCCGGTCGGGAAATGATGCTCCGCGAGCCAGAACCGGACCAGCGATTCGGCCAGCCTCCCCGGACGCAGCGCCCAGCGGCTTTCCGCGTCGCGGTCGATCTTCCAACCGAATCCGGCTTTTCCCGCCGTGCCGAGC
The nucleotide sequence above comes from Akkermansiaceae bacterium. Encoded proteins:
- a CDS encoding arylsulfatase gives rise to the protein MRPTRLFLLLSALALPLHAAEPPKPNIVVFLVDDMGWSDLGSYGSELKTPNLDALAKNGLRFTQFYNGARCCPTRASLLTGLYAHQAGVGHMTDERRDENGNVRPGYSGRLNNTCVTIPEVLGQAGYFTAMTGKWHVGQNHGVKPEERGFHRTLSAAAGGFFFPDSRNTKIFYNGKDVGRDGDPLPKDWYASDLWPTFGLKFIDEALAEKKPFFLYNAFNAPHFPLQAPAEDIARWRGKFKVGWDKLREERYKRQISEGLIDPKWPLSPRPEEVPAWDSLSAADKDHYDHLMAIYAAVLERMDKGVGILVDGLRERGQLDNTLILFLSDNGGNAEAGLRGRANGKNLGDAESDVFIGQTWATLNNTPFVRYKHYTDEGGISTPLIAHWPAVIKDQRKGALESQPGHLIDILATAIDIGGAEYPAEFKGNRITPKEGVSLLPAFKGEKLARTQPLFWEHEGNRAIREGDLKLVALENQPWRLYDLAEDRSEQNDLASSKPEVVKDLSAKWDVWAARANVLPLGAWRGPASQGRKGSNKRNFDLKAGDQLEGNEAPDLAQRAITLTATFDAEDGQEGIIFAQGGTLHGISLSLQGGKLVFFIRSAGQTATAQIPGPFGKGVEAKATLAADGKVTLSAGGKEATAEFSGLIRSNPRDGLSVGTDSGALVGPYETVTPFKGSIGGVRLNLGKQ
- a CDS encoding sulfatase, which encodes MTNSLIRRVSLVPALLALLGNGAFAEAKKPNIVFILADDLGYTDVSAYGSKYYETPNIDRLAKEGVRFTSGYTAGPNCQPTRAALLSGQYGPRTGVYTVGNIDRFNWQSRPLRPVDNVAALPPEKTTIAQSLKKAGYATALFGKWHLGDSGDGHPSKRGFDEAIVSSGRHYDFKTSPATEYPEGTYLADFLTDKAVDFIERHKDGPFFLYLPHYGVHSPLQAKPELVAKFKDKDASGGHKDPVYAAMIASVDESVGRVTAKLDELGLSENTLIVFTSDNGGVGGYQREGIQAKDTTDNAPLRGGKGTLHEGGIRVPYVFRWKGVIPAGSVSETPIISVDLHPSLLELSGAPAPENQPLDGVSYVPALKDPSSALKRDALFWHFPGYLGSGNDTWRTKPVSVIREGSLKLVENLEDRSLELYDLSADLSEKNNLASAQPEKAASLLAKLNGWRKDVGAKFPTKNDPSEPAKAGKKGKKKKKAAADDE
- the queC gene encoding 7-cyano-7-deazaguanine synthase QueC; amino-acid sequence: MKVCVLLSGGMDSVTAFHHALAHHEVIGCLSFDYGSKHNHREIPFAKLHADRSGVPHHVVPLGFMDELFTSDLLQSGGEIPEGHYAEENMKKTVVPFRNGIMLAIAAGYAESVGADGLVIAAHSGDHAIYPDCRESFMQGMATAIQEGTYARTELLRPFIDTDKTGIARIGRDMGIDFAETWSCYKGREIHCGVCGTCVERREAFLLAEIPDPTIYESTPPLPARPES
- the queF gene encoding preQ(1) synthase produces the protein MAERKDLDDLSLLGKSVRLPQSPDEAVLEVFPNHRPGRNYWITLNCPEFSSLCPVTGQPDSAKILIRYVPAQTCVETKSLKFYLASFRNQPSFNEEIVNRILDDLVKVMNPAQLIVRGEFAPRGGIQLTAEATYPDTAER
- the galE gene encoding UDP-glucose 4-epimerase GalE, giving the protein MSEAILVTGGAGYIGSHTVRQLAGLGRKVVVLDSLVYGHREAIIDPSVEFVEGEVGDRALLQSLFEKHRFGAVIHFAAFAYVGESVTDPLKYYRNNTAEPLTLLEVMQDSGCKAFVFSSTCATYGVPDAIPITESNRQEPINPYGRSKLMVEWILKDCDTAWGLKSVCLRYFNASGSSADGLIGEDHNPETHLIPRVLMALTGEITHLEVFGTDYETPDGTCIRDYIHVEDLADAHGRAVDHLLSGGDSLRCNLGTGVGVSVKEIIDAAQEVTGKEVPVKYGPRREGDPPRLVADPSLAAEVLGWTAGHKDVRDMLRPAWAWMSGPRKGRYGDPASG